A region of Allocoleopsis franciscana PCC 7113 DNA encodes the following proteins:
- a CDS encoding phycobiliprotein lyase has protein sequence MDIKEFVAHSIGRWRSQRSAHHLAFGHFEAVQSEIDIVSLSIDDPEVIELCKMYSIDPELAVSPFRMSWEGQSDWDENEAVKGTCILVPVPDPAQSNRGKLLRDQGYAEEIAAVGDYYLTDDGTFVLVTAYERAAAEEKIWFVNPNVRCRVSLIKTSAGTGVVTASFSSEIRQTS, from the coding sequence ATGGACATTAAGGAGTTTGTTGCCCATTCGATTGGGCGTTGGCGATCGCAACGCAGCGCCCATCATTTAGCCTTCGGTCACTTTGAAGCGGTACAATCTGAAATCGATATTGTTTCCCTCTCAATCGATGACCCAGAAGTGATTGAGCTGTGCAAAATGTACAGCATTGATCCAGAGTTAGCCGTTTCACCCTTTCGGATGAGTTGGGAAGGGCAATCAGACTGGGATGAGAATGAAGCGGTCAAAGGCACTTGCATCCTGGTTCCCGTTCCCGATCCGGCACAGAGTAATCGGGGCAAACTTCTGCGTGATCAAGGCTATGCTGAAGAGATCGCAGCGGTGGGTGATTATTACCTAACGGATGACGGTACATTTGTGCTCGTTACGGCTTATGAGCGAGCAGCGGCTGAAGAAAAAATCTGGTTTGTCAACCCCAATGTTCGTTGCCGAGTATCCCTAATCAAAACTAGTGCTGGGACAGGGGTTGTAACGGCCTCATTTTCTTCAGAGATTCGTCAAACCAGCTAA
- a CDS encoding phycobilisome linker polypeptide: MASTIITPGTTDLSDYTSRRVTIEVAGGCHPEMMRMGTYTITIPYSCFSQTIQGIHRLGGKVTRVTVPHHSGDVLPSPKETELISPPPQPQQPKNSTHTRQATKPTNGTQGQRSKRKPKS; encoded by the coding sequence ATGGCAAGCACAATCATTACTCCTGGAACCACTGATCTCAGTGACTACACGAGTCGCCGGGTGACGATTGAAGTGGCGGGAGGCTGTCATCCGGAGATGATGCGGATGGGAACGTATACCATCACAATTCCTTATAGTTGTTTCTCCCAAACGATTCAGGGTATTCATCGCCTCGGTGGCAAAGTTACTCGTGTTACTGTCCCCCATCATTCCGGCGATGTTCTACCTTCACCCAAGGAGACTGAATTGATCTCGCCACCGCCCCAGCCTCAGCAACCGAAAAACTCGACCCACACTCGTCAGGCGACAAAACCGACGAACGGTACTCAGGGACAACGATCAAAACGGAAACCGAAGAGTTAA
- a CDS encoding chromophore lyase CpcT/CpeT translates to MSPNLPHSSEAISNDLVTLARWMAGDFSNYKQAFENSKDYAHIHVFFRPLPFDFFSGIGLYSEQVYDYDLWRPYRQGVHRLIDQGDQIYIENYGLKNALYYAGAARDLTILKTITPDCIERRYHCSMIFKRDGDRFRGSVEPGNRCLIEKNGCQTYLDSYVELTETTWVSLDKGLDVTTHQQVWGSTFGPLRFEKRESFAQEVPIG, encoded by the coding sequence ATGTCACCCAATCTGCCTCATTCCTCTGAAGCGATATCTAATGATTTAGTCACCCTAGCTCGTTGGATGGCTGGGGATTTCAGCAACTATAAGCAGGCGTTTGAAAATTCTAAAGATTACGCCCATATTCATGTTTTTTTTCGTCCATTGCCCTTTGATTTTTTTTCTGGAATTGGACTCTATTCAGAACAAGTTTACGATTACGATTTGTGGCGACCTTATCGCCAAGGCGTGCATCGCTTGATTGATCAGGGCGATCAGATTTATATCGAAAACTATGGTTTAAAAAATGCTCTTTACTACGCCGGAGCGGCGCGGGACTTAACGATTCTTAAAACTATCACTCCCGATTGCATTGAGCGCCGCTATCACTGCTCGATGATTTTTAAGCGCGACGGTGATCGATTTCGAGGAAGTGTAGAACCTGGAAACCGTTGCTTAATCGAGAAGAATGGTTGCCAAACTTACCTGGATAGTTATGTTGAACTCACAGAAACAACCTGGGTGAGTCTAGACAAGGGTCTGGATGTCACTACACACCAGCAAGTTTGGGGGTCTACCTTTGGTCCGCTGCGGTTTGAAAAACGAGAAAGTTTTGCTCAGGAAGTCCCGATTGGCTGA
- a CDS encoding phycobilisome rod-core linker polypeptide: MALWIEAESVERRSNATEDDLQAIIRAVYRQVLGNAHVLDSQRLTNVESQFRNGDITVRNFVRAVAQSDLYRSRCFETSSPYRFIELNFKHLLGRAPQDQAEIAEHVQIYHQYGYEAEINSYIDSDEYIRSFGEHLVPSARGNRTQSGIKNVSFNRSFTLMRGFAANDVGKSAKLISDIGGNLPTKIVAPSGASGVYSNTGKRFRVAVSQVSYGPRVTQSVTTFEVGYSQLSQKIQNIQKTGGKILRVTEVA, translated from the coding sequence ATGGCTCTTTGGATCGAAGCCGAATCCGTTGAACGGCGCTCCAACGCCACCGAAGATGATCTGCAAGCCATCATCCGGGCAGTCTATCGACAAGTCTTGGGTAATGCTCATGTGCTCGATAGCCAACGACTTACCAATGTAGAGTCTCAATTCCGAAACGGCGATATTACGGTTAGAAATTTTGTTCGAGCTGTTGCTCAATCGGATTTATACCGCTCCCGTTGCTTTGAAACTTCTTCCCCCTACCGTTTCATCGAACTGAACTTTAAGCATCTCCTCGGTCGTGCGCCCCAAGACCAAGCAGAAATTGCGGAGCATGTACAAATTTATCATCAATATGGCTACGAAGCTGAAATCAACTCCTATATTGACAGCGACGAATATATCAGGAGTTTTGGTGAGCATTTAGTGCCTTCTGCCCGTGGCAATCGCACCCAATCCGGCATTAAGAACGTTAGCTTTAACCGCTCATTCACCTTGATGCGAGGATTCGCCGCCAATGATGTGGGTAAATCGGCAAAGCTGATCAGTGACATTGGCGGTAATTTGCCGACCAAGATTGTTGCCCCATCGGGTGCTTCCGGTGTCTATAGCAATACGGGTAAGCGGTTCCGTGTTGCGGTTTCCCAAGTTAGCTATGGGCCTCGTGTCACCCAAAGTGTTACTACTTTTGAAGTGGGATATAGCCAGCTATCCCAGAAAATCCAAAATATTCAGAAGACGGGTGGCAAAATCCTTCGTGTTACTGAAGTGGCTTAG
- a CDS encoding type II toxin-antitoxin system RelE/ParE family toxin: MRYVFHPDALHEYAEAVQFYTESRIELAQAFINAVEDAIFQIVESPTRWRVIDEDIRRCLTRKFPYGILYTIEPDFILIVAVMHCSREPEYWKNRIGQKPPEV, encoded by the coding sequence ATGAGGTACGTCTTTCATCCTGACGCATTGCATGAATATGCTGAAGCTGTTCAGTTCTACACAGAGAGTCGAATTGAGCTAGCACAAGCTTTTATCAATGCCGTTGAGGATGCAATTTTTCAAATCGTTGAGTCACCGACTCGTTGGCGCGTAATTGATGAGGATATTCGTCGATGCCTGACGCGCAAGTTTCCTTATGGAATCCTATATACAATTGAGCCGGATTTCATTCTAATTGTGGCTGTGATGCACTGTAGTCGAGAACCTGAGTACTGGAAAAATCGCATAGGACAGAAACCGCCAGAGGTTTGA
- a CDS encoding addiction module protein, protein MLSIEQLIQEALSLPSASRALLADKLVESLEFDIDETIQTHWTTTAKKRRDEVRSGTVQPIPGEEALAQVRRLLEQ, encoded by the coding sequence ATGCTGTCGATTGAGCAACTGATACAAGAAGCTTTATCTTTGCCAAGTGCGTCAAGAGCACTCTTGGCAGATAAGCTTGTTGAAAGTCTTGAGTTTGACATAGACGAAACAATTCAAACCCATTGGACTACTACAGCGAAAAAACGTCGGGACGAAGTTCGTAGCGGTACGGTTCAGCCAATTCCAGGGGAAGAAGCATTGGCTCAGGTTAGGCGACTCTTAGAACAATGA
- a CDS encoding response regulator transcription factor, whose product MRILLVEDDVPLAEMLSEALSNQRYVVDVVHDGDAGWHQSNVLDYDLLILDVMLPKLDGISLCHRLRSHRYNQPILMLTACDTISDEINGLDVGADDYVVKPVDLQKLFARIRALLRRGSVTSSPILEWGDLRLNPSTYEVSYGRTSIHLTPKEYALLELLLRNGRRVLSRSVMIEHVWSLESPPEEHAVKVHIRGLRQKLKAAGASEDLIETVHSRGYRLHQPIGTS is encoded by the coding sequence ATGAGAATTCTTCTGGTTGAAGACGATGTGCCCCTTGCAGAAATGTTGTCAGAAGCCCTGTCAAACCAGCGTTACGTAGTTGATGTTGTACATGATGGAGACGCTGGATGGCATCAATCTAATGTACTGGATTACGACTTGTTGATACTGGATGTAATGTTGCCAAAATTGGATGGAATCAGTCTTTGCCACCGCTTGCGATCGCACAGATATAACCAGCCGATTCTCATGCTCACTGCCTGTGACACGATTAGCGATGAAATTAACGGGCTAGATGTTGGGGCGGATGACTATGTGGTCAAACCCGTCGATTTACAGAAACTATTTGCACGCATTCGAGCCTTGTTGCGTCGAGGCAGTGTTACCTCATCACCCATTCTAGAATGGGGAGACTTGCGCCTCAACCCCAGCACCTATGAAGTCAGCTACGGACGGACATCCATCCACCTAACCCCTAAGGAGTATGCCCTATTAGAATTACTCTTGCGAAATGGTCGCCGTGTTCTCAGTCGTAGTGTGATGATCGAACATGTATGGTCGTTAGAGTCACCCCCAGAAGAACATGCGGTTAAGGTTCATATCCGGGGGTTGCGCCAGAAGCTGAAAGCAGCCGGAGCGTCTGAAGATTTGATTGAAACAGTTCATAGTAGGGGCTACCGTCTTCATCAGCCAATCGGGACTTCCTGA
- a CDS encoding LL-diaminopimelate aminotransferase, translated as MATINDNYLKLKAGYLFPEIGRRVNAFAEANPDAKIIRLGIGDVTEPLPEACRTAMIKAVDDMGDRSLFKGYGPEQGYAWLREKIASHDFHSRGCEVDASEIFISDGSKCDTGNILDIFGDNNTIAVTDPVYPVYVDTNVMAGHTGEANDKGEFEGLVYLPITAENNFTAEIPTEKVDLIYLCFPNNPTGATATKEHLKAWVDYAKAHGSIIFFDAAYEAYITDPELPHSIYEIEGARDCAIEFRSFSKNAGFTGTRCALTVVPKTLTAKAADGSDVELWKLWNRRQSTKFNGVSYIVQRGAEAVYSEEGQAQIKALISFYLENAKIIREQLTAAGIAVYGGVNAPYVWLQTPNNLSSWDFFDKLLNTCNVVGTPGSGFGAAGEGYFRISAFNSRENVEEAMKRITEKFKV; from the coding sequence ATGGCAACCATCAACGATAATTACCTCAAGCTCAAAGCCGGCTACCTGTTTCCTGAAATTGGTCGAAGGGTTAATGCCTTTGCAGAAGCCAATCCTGACGCAAAAATCATTCGGCTGGGTATTGGCGATGTTACGGAACCCTTACCAGAAGCTTGCCGCACGGCGATGATTAAAGCCGTGGACGATATGGGCGATCGCTCCTTATTTAAAGGCTATGGCCCAGAGCAAGGCTATGCTTGGTTACGCGAGAAAATTGCATCCCATGATTTCCACTCGCGGGGTTGCGAGGTGGATGCGTCTGAAATCTTTATCTCCGATGGCTCAAAGTGCGACACGGGCAATATTCTCGACATCTTTGGTGACAATAACACCATTGCCGTTACTGACCCCGTTTATCCCGTGTATGTAGACACCAATGTCATGGCGGGGCATACCGGAGAGGCGAACGATAAAGGAGAGTTTGAGGGCTTAGTTTATCTGCCGATTACCGCCGAGAACAACTTCACGGCTGAGATTCCCACTGAGAAAGTGGATTTAATTTATCTATGTTTCCCCAATAACCCGACGGGAGCAACTGCCACAAAGGAACACCTGAAAGCATGGGTAGATTATGCCAAAGCCCATGGTTCCATCATTTTCTTTGATGCGGCTTACGAAGCTTATATCACCGATCCAGAACTGCCTCACTCGATTTACGAGATTGAAGGCGCGAGGGATTGTGCGATCGAGTTTCGCTCGTTTTCCAAGAATGCAGGCTTTACCGGAACCCGTTGTGCGCTGACGGTGGTGCCAAAAACGCTGACAGCAAAAGCTGCCGATGGTTCGGATGTGGAACTGTGGAAACTGTGGAACCGCCGCCAGTCTACCAAGTTTAATGGGGTGTCTTATATAGTCCAACGAGGGGCTGAGGCGGTTTACTCGGAAGAGGGACAGGCGCAAATCAAGGCACTGATTAGTTTCTATTTGGAAAATGCCAAGATTATTCGGGAGCAACTAACAGCAGCCGGAATTGCCGTGTATGGGGGTGTGAATGCGCCCTATGTTTGGCTGCAAACGCCCAATAATTTATCGAGTTGGGATTTCTTCGACAAGTTGCTGAATACTTGCAATGTGGTGGGAACGCCCGGTTCTGGTTTTGGTGCGGCGGGTGAAGGCTATTTCCGTATTTCGGCATTTAATAGTCGGGAAAATGTGGAGGAGGCGATGAAGCGAATTACCGAGAAGTTTAAGGTGTAA